From Dietzia sp. ANT_WB102, a single genomic window includes:
- a CDS encoding SRPBCC family protein yields MHLDLSLHVAASPDDVWAVLTDIPEAHRTLSGVQAVEILTPGPYQPGLRWRETRKMFGMKATEDMMVLTSEPPHSTTIVAENGGTEYKTVFTITPDADGGSTLRMQFGAETTHAPAVSRVVMALFGRLAEKATRKTMEQDLADIATEAERRASAT; encoded by the coding sequence ATGCACCTCGACCTGTCCCTCCATGTCGCCGCCAGCCCCGACGACGTCTGGGCCGTGCTCACCGACATCCCGGAGGCGCATCGCACGCTCAGCGGGGTGCAGGCGGTCGAGATACTCACGCCCGGCCCGTACCAGCCCGGCTTGCGCTGGCGCGAAACCCGCAAGATGTTCGGGATGAAGGCCACAGAGGACATGATGGTGCTGACCTCCGAGCCGCCGCATTCCACCACTATCGTCGCCGAAAACGGCGGGACCGAGTACAAGACCGTCTTCACCATCACCCCGGACGCGGACGGTGGCTCGACCCTGCGGATGCAATTCGGCGCCGAAACCACGCACGCTCCCGCAGTGTCCCGAGTCGTAATGGCACTCTTCGGTCGCTTGGCTGAGAAGGCGACACGCAAGACGATGGAGCAGGACCTCGCGGACATCGCCACCGAGGCCGAACGGCGGGCCAGCGCCACCTGA
- a CDS encoding nitronate monooxygenase family protein codes for MNEHQTQSDQPRLLPAHLRRAVIGAPMAGGPTTPELIAAVGEAGGLAMIGSGYLDAAGTRAEIARVRELTDALFGVNVFLLDRADSDAALAAAGGPDAVARYAAAIGPVAQRLRVDLSRDPQFTDFDQDATLAALVADPVAVVSFTFGIPGADVVRALQEVGSAVVVTVASVADARRAVEVGADWLSVQSAEAGGHRSTTTVGEEPDNITTVALVRAVREALPQVPFVAAGGIATPDDVAAALVAGADGVQLGTVLLRTPEAGTSALHRAALADPRFTESRPTRCYTGRYARALVNEFVAEFDAVAPAAYPHLHLLTGPMRKAAAQAGDVEVPPLWAGSQWRAADAYADRPAAEVVAELWDSATTTT; via the coding sequence ATGAACGAACACCAGACCCAGTCCGACCAGCCCCGCCTGCTCCCGGCCCACTTGCGCCGCGCCGTGATCGGGGCGCCGATGGCCGGCGGGCCCACGACGCCGGAGCTCATTGCCGCGGTCGGTGAGGCGGGTGGGCTCGCGATGATCGGCTCCGGTTACCTCGACGCCGCCGGCACCCGGGCGGAGATCGCGCGCGTTCGTGAGTTGACCGACGCGCTGTTCGGCGTCAACGTCTTCCTGCTGGACCGCGCCGACTCCGATGCCGCCCTTGCTGCGGCAGGTGGGCCGGACGCGGTCGCCCGCTACGCGGCCGCGATCGGGCCGGTCGCGCAGCGGTTGAGGGTCGACCTCTCGCGGGACCCGCAGTTCACCGACTTCGATCAGGACGCCACACTGGCCGCCCTGGTCGCCGATCCTGTCGCGGTGGTCTCGTTCACCTTCGGAATCCCGGGGGCCGACGTCGTGCGGGCGCTGCAGGAGGTGGGGTCGGCGGTGGTCGTCACCGTCGCGAGTGTCGCCGACGCCCGCCGGGCGGTCGAGGTGGGTGCGGACTGGCTGTCGGTGCAGAGCGCCGAGGCGGGCGGGCACCGGTCGACGACGACGGTCGGGGAGGAGCCCGACAACATCACCACAGTGGCGTTGGTGCGGGCAGTCCGCGAGGCACTGCCGCAGGTGCCGTTCGTCGCCGCTGGCGGGATCGCGACGCCGGACGACGTAGCCGCGGCGCTGGTCGCCGGGGCGGACGGCGTGCAACTGGGCACCGTGCTGCTGCGCACCCCGGAGGCGGGCACGAGCGCTCTGCACCGGGCCGCGCTTGCCGACCCCCGGTTCACCGAGTCCCGGCCGACCCGGTGCTACACCGGCCGCTATGCCCGGGCGCTGGTCAACGAGTTCGTCGCCGAGTTCGATGCGGTCGCACCGGCGGCCTACCCGCACCTGCATCTGCTCACCGGGCCGATGCGCAAGGCGGCCGCGCAGGCCGGGGACGTGGAGGTTCCGCCGCTGTGGGCAGGCTCGCAGTGGCGGGCCGCCGACGCCTACGCGGATCGTCCGGCGGCAGAGGTCGTCGCGGAGTTGTGGGATTCGGCGACGACGACAACCTGA